The sequence ACTGGCCGAACCAGCGCGAGAGGCTTTGGTCATCATCCAGCCCCTGACTTAGCACCTGCCGCAGCTGGCTGACGACCTCTTCAGGAATCCAGCCGGGATTGGCATCGGCGCGGAGTGCTGCATCCCGAAAACGCTGGTCTTCGCTCAATGCCGATTCACGCTCCATAGACCACTGAGAAATCAGTTCAGCATGGGAGGGGGCGCGAAAACCGACCGACAGTGTGATGCAGTCATCGCCCTCGGCGCGGCCCCAATGGGCGACACCGGGCGGGATGTAGAGAATGTCACCGGGTTCCAGCAAAACGCTCTCACGGCACTCAAACTGTTTTAACAGTCGCAGTTCAGGATGGCCGAGCAGCGGTGTGTTGTCATCGCAGTGCTGACCGATGTCCCAGCGCCGCTTGCCATGCCCCTGAATCAGAAAGACGTCGTAGTTGTCGTAGTGTGGACCCACGCTGCCGCCATCACTGGCATAGCTGATCATGATGTCATCGATACGCCAGCGCGGCAGAAACCGAAAGTGTTCGAGCAAAGCCGCGACTTCCGGAATCCAGTGATCTACGGACTGTACCAGCAGCGTCCAGTCGCTTGCCGGCAGTTCCGCAAAGTCTGACTCGTCCAGTGGACCATGCCGCAGCAGCCAGTCCTCGCCATCGCGTCGGATCAGTCGTGAATCGACGTCGGCTTCACAGGCGAGCCCGGCAAGGTCATCGCCATCGACCGGGCAGACAAAGGCGGGCAGGGCCGCGCGCAACAGGCGTGGCTGGCGCTGCCAGTCACTGTCGAGAAACTGCTGGGCGTCGAAGTCCTGCAGCGCCACGAATCAGATCCGCTTGGCCTGCGCGATCGCGTTGCCAATATAGGTGGCAGGGCTGAGGGCCTGCAGCTCTGCTTTCGCTTCAGCGGGAATCTCCAGCGTTTCCACAAAGGTTTCCAGCGCCTCGCGGGTGATGCGCTGTCCGCGAGTCAGGGCTTTCAGCTTCTCGTAAGGGGATTCCACGCCGTAGCGACGCATCACCGTCTGGATGGGTTCGGCGAGGACTTCCCAGGCATCATCCAGGTCGGCGGCAAGGCGCTTGGGATTAATTTGCAGCTTGCTCAATCCTTTCAGTGTCGCCTGATAGGCGATCATGCTGTAGGCCATTCCCACGCCCATGTTGCGCAGCACGGTGGAGTCGGTCAGGTCGCGCTGCCAGCGGGAAATCGGCAGTTTGGCGGCCAGGTGCTGGAGCACGGCATTGGCAATACCGAGGTTGCCCTCGGAGTTTTCAAAGTCGATGGGGTTCACTTTGTGCGGCATGGTGGAGGAACCCACCTCACCGGCAATGGTGCGCTGCTTGAAGTAACCCAGCGAGATATAACCCCAGATATCCCGGTCCAGGTCGATCAGGATGGTGTTAAAACGTGCCAGCGCATCGAACAGCTCGGCAATATAGTCATGGGGTTCGATCTGCGTGGTGTAGGGATTCCAATTCAGGCCCAGGCTCTCTACAAAACTGCTGGCATTGGCCTCCCAATCGACTGCCGGATAGGCCGAGAGGTGGGCATTGTAGTTGCCTACGGCGCCATTGATTTTGCCCAGCAATTCTACTGAGGCAATGGCTTCGCGCTGGCGGCGTAGACGGGCTACGACGTTGGCCAGTTCTTTGCCCATGGTGGTGGGGCTGGCAGTCTGGCCATGAGTGCGTGACAGCATGGGAATCTCGGCAAACTCACGGGCCTGTCCGGCCAGAGTGTCGATGATCTGATCGATATCCTTCAGAATAACGTCGCGCCCCTCGCGCAGCATCAGTGCGTGAGAAAGGTTGTTGATATCTTCTGAGGTGCAGGCGAAGTGTACGAACTCGGAAATCGCGGCGAGCTCGTCGTCCCCGGCAATGCTTTCTTTGATGAAGTATTCGATGGCCTTTACGTCGTGGTTCGTGGTGGCCTCAATTTCCTTGACGCGGGCAGCCTGGGCCTCACCGAAATTGGCAATCATCTCGTCCAGTACGGCACTGGCGCGGGCGGAGAGGGCGGGCACCTCATCGATACCAGGATTGGCCGCCAACTGAGCCAGCCAGCGCAGTTCCACGATCAGACGGCTTTTGATCAGGCCAAACTCGCTGAACACCGGGCGCAGTGAGGCGGTTTTGCTGCCGTAGCGGCCATCAACCGGAGAAATAGCGGAGAGCGCTGACAATTCCATTATCGGGTACCTTTCTAAATAAATTTTCAATGATGCGGGCGGGCGTTTTACCGGGGCGAATCATACACTGCTCAGGGGCGGATTTCAGTGCTGAGCAGCGCCTGCGCTTCGGTAAAAAGCCGATTTCGATTAAACAGCAAGCTGAGACGATTGCCTCCAGCCTGTCGCCACAGGTAGGCGGCGCGAATGGCCGCCAGCAACAGGGCGCGAATGCGCGCAGCATTCGCCGGATTTTGCAATTGCTGGGCATTGCCTGCCACTTGAATGCGGAAGCGGTAGTTTGACAGGGTGTCCTGATAGATATCGGCCAGGGTGACAGAGATTGCACTGACATCACTGCTGAATTCACGCTTTTTGGCGGCGTGTTCCAGGCGGCTGCGCATGATCGACGCGGCAGCATTATCTTTTCGCAGCTTGTTCTGCAGAAAAAAAACGCCCATGCAATAGCGGGTAATGCGCTGACGTTCACCGTAATCGTTGCCACTCAGCAAGTCGCGCAGGGCGCGAATGCCCAATTCAAGCGTGCGGGTACCGCCAAAAATCTTTTCGGTGTTGCCGCCGTCAAAATCGAACAGGCTATTGAGAGAAGCCTCGGTGGCAGCCGGGTCACTCTGGCCGCTGCGGGCAACCTGGTCGACCAGGGTGACGGCCTGGAGCATGGCCGCCAACGCCAAGGTCTGCTCACGTGCAGCCTGTGGAGTAAGGGAAAACAGCATTAGCGATTGTACCCCGATTCAATAATTCCGCCGCCCAGGCACTGGTCTCCAAGATAAAACACGGCTGATTGTCCCGGCGTAATGGCGCGCTGGGGCTCGGCGAATAGCACTTCATAGCCACTTTCTGTCGGGCGGATTTCGCACTCCTGATCGGCTTGTCGGTAGCGAGTTTTAGCCGTGCAATGCAGCGGCAGTGATGGCGTTTGATGATTGATCCAGTGGATTTCCGACAAGGTTAGGCAGTTCTTGAATAAGCCGGGGTGCTGACTTCCCTGAGCCACAAGCAGAACATTTCTCTCCAGATCTTTGTCGATAACATACCAGGGCTCGTCGCCAGCATCTTTCACCCCGCCGATACCTAATCCCTGTCGCTGGCCAATGGTGTGGTACATGAGGCCACTGTGTTGCCCCATATCCTTACCGTCGAGGCTTTCGATACGACCGGGCTGCGCGGGAAGGTACTGCTGCAGAAAGTCCTTGAAACGCCGCTCGCCAATAAAGCAAATGCCGGTACTGTCCTTTTTATCATGCGTTACCAGGTCGTGCTGCTCAGCCAGTGCTCTGACGGCAGGCTTCTCCAGTTCGCCTACCGGAAACAGGGTTTTGCTGAGTTGCTCGGCAGAGACCGCGTGAAGGAAATAGCTCTGGTCTTTATTCGGGTCAAGCCCCTTGAGAAGCTGTGTATCTTCTACATTGCCACTGCGGCGGGTGTAATGCCCGGTGGCGATGCCGTCGGCGCCCAACGCCAGAGCATAGTCGAGAAACGCCTTAAATTTGATTTCGCGGTTGCAGAGAATATCCGGATTTGGTGTGCGACCGGCTTTATACTCGGCCAAAAAATGCTCGAAGACATTGTCCCAGTACTCCTGAGCAAAATTGGCGGTATGGAGGTAGATGTCCAGTTTCTGGCAAACCGCCGCCGCATCGGCCAGGTCATCCATTGCCGTGCAGTATTCCGTACCGTCGTCCTCGTTCCAATTCTTCATGAACAGGCCTTCAACCTGATAGCCCTGTTGTTTCAGGAGGAGGGCTGTCACCGATGAGTCCACACCGCCGGACATGCCAACGATCACCTTCGTATCGGCGATCGCTTTGTCGGCAATGCGTACTTGTGATGGGCTCATCGCGGGCTCCCGTATATCATACTGAGTGGGTAGCGCTGACCCTCGAGGTAGCGTTCAACGCAGTCCAGCACCATAGGGCTGCGAAGTTGCGGGCGGCGCTCGCGGATTTGCTCCAGCGTCAGCCAGTGAACGGTATCGATATCGGCATCCAGCGGGCTTTCGGGGCAAAACGCCTGAGGCCGGCCGAAGAAGGTGGTGCGGTGATAGGTCATATTCTTGCCCGCCGGGGTATACAGGCCCAAACCAACCACGCCCTGCAGTTCAACTCGCCACTGGGTTTCTTCGAGCGTTTCCCGCAAAGCGGCCTCAATCAGCGATTCACCCGCTTCAAGGTGTCCTGCCGGTTGATTAAACACCCGTCGACCGTCGCGGATTTCCTCGACCATCAGGAATTTTCCATCGTTCTCGATGACGCATGCAACGGTTACCCGGGCCTGCCAATCCATATTGAAACCTTAACGTTTTGTCGGCGATCAAAACGCCGCAGTATACCAGCTCGTCCTTAGCGGCGACCACGTTTTGGAGGCAGGCTACCGCGTCGTCTGGAAGGGCTGCGGCGCGAGATGGGAGAAGACGGCGGGGCAGGGAAGCGCTTGGCGAGCTCCTCGCGACTCAGCGTCAATCGCCGATACTCTCCCGGAGCCAATTCGCTAACGCTCCAGGGGCCAATTGCAGCACGGACCAAACGTAATGTTGGGAAGCCTACCGCTGCGGTCATCCGCCTGACCTGTCGATTTCGTCCCTCGCTGATAGTGAGTGACAGCCAGCTGGTGGGAATGTTTGCCCGATAACGTATGGGTGGATCGCGGGGCCACAAATCGTCCGGTTCGTCCATCAATGCCGCTGTTGCGGGCATCGTCAGACCGTCTTTTAACTCAACTCCCTGGCACAGTTGGCAAACTGCACTTTTATTGATCTGGCCCTCGACCTGAACCCAGTAGGTTTTGCTAAGCTTGTGTCGCGGGTGGCTGATGCGGTGCTGAAGTTTGCCGTCGTCCGTCAGGATCATCAGCCCCTCGGAGTCATAGTCGAGTCTGCCTGCCGGGTAAACGCCGGGCAGGTCGATGAAGTCGGCCAAGGTTGCGCGCGCGTCATGAGCGGAAAACTGGCTCATGACCTGGAAGGGTTTATTGAAGAGAATCAGCTCTGTCACGCGAAACTATCATTCATGGAAGAAATTCGACTATAAAGTGGTATAATGCAGCGCTTTTTGGATAAAGCCTGGCTTTAAAATGCTCGCTGACCAGGAATGGCGACACAGATTTTGTGCAGTGACCCTGCCTTGTTGCCGCCATCTAACGAGCTCAGATACTAACCTAAAAACCATGGAGTCAAAAATGGGATACCAACATATCAAGGTACCTGCAGAGGGTGAGAAAATCTCCGTTAATGCGGATCTTTCCCTGAATGTACCCGATCGGCCAATTATTCCTTTTATCGAAGGTGATGGCATCGGGATCGACATCACTCCGGTCATGATCAACGTTGTGAATGCAGCCGTTGAGAAAGCCTATGCCGGCAGCAAAAAAATCAGCTGGATGGAGATTTACACTGGCGAGAAAGCCGCTGAGCTGTACGACGGCGACTGGTTCCCGGCAGAAACTCTCGACGCGATCAAAGAATACGTTGTCGCGATCAAAGGCCCCCTGACTACCCCAGTTGGTGGCGGTTTCCGCTCGCTGAACGTGGCCCTGCGCCAAGAGCTGGATCTTTATGTGTGTCAGCGTCCAGTTCGCTGGTTCGAAGGTGTACCCTCACCGGTTAAAGAACCCAACAAGACCAACATGGTTATTTTCCGCGAGAACTCGGAAGACATCTATGCCGGTATCGAGTGGCAAGCGGGCAGCCCGGAAGCCGACAAGGTTATCGACTTCCTGCAGGAAGAAATGGGTGTTACTAAAATCCGTTTCCCACAGAACTGCGGCATCGGCATCAAACCCGTGTCAGAAGAAGGCACCAAGCGCCTGGTTCGTAAAGCCATTCAGTACACCATTGACCAAGACCTGCCGTCACTGACTCTGGTGCACAAAGGCAACATCATGAAGTTCACCGAAGGCTCCTTCAAAAACTGGGGCTACGAGCTGGCAATGGAAGAGTTCGGTGGTGAGCTGCTGGATGGCGGCCCATGGGTGAAAATGAAGAACCCGAACACCGGCAAAGAAATCATCATTAAAGATGTGATTGCCGACGCGATGCTGCAGCAGGTACTGTTGCGCCCTGACGAGTACAGCGTTATTGCTACTCTCAATCTGAACGGTGACTACCTGTCAGACGCACTGGCGGCACAGGTTGGCGGTATCGGCATTGCTCCAGGTGCCAACCTGAGCGACAACGTAGCCCTGTTCGAAGCCACACACGGCACTGCACCGAAGTACACAGGCCAGGACAAAGTGAACCCCGGCTCACTGATCCTGTCTGCGGAAATGATGCTGCGCCACCTGGGCTGGAACGAAGCCGCAGACCTCGTTATCGATGGCATGAACGGCGCGATTCAGGCGAAGACCGTTACTTACGACTTCGAGCGCCTGATGGACGGTGCAACCCTGCTGAAATGTTCAGAGTTTGGTGATGCCATCATCAAGCACATGAACTGATAAAAAGCAGTGAACGAAAAAGGCCAGCATATGCTGGCCTTTTTTATACTTTCGTCACTAACTCAGACGACAGGCAAGACTCCACTGCGGCGAGACAACTTCATCACCGCATAAGAAGTTCGCTGTAACTCATTGTTCTGTATCGGAACTGCCGCCTGCGGCAAGAATGTTCACAGCATGCAGACCCTTGGGGCCCTGCTCAGCGTCAAAGCTGACGCTCTGCCCGGCCTTGAGCGTTTTATAGCCTTCCATGGTAATCGCGGAGTAGTGGGCGAAAATTTCATCGCCGCCGTCTTCGCTGAGAATAAACCCGTAACCTTTGGCGTTATTGAACCACTTTACAACACCATTTTGCATAGCTTTACACCCTGATTTCTCGTTATAGTTATCGTTAAATTTAGCACGCTCCAGCTTGTAATCTGCGAGCTAATGCCCATTTTTAAATCACAGAGTCCTTGTCGTCAAGCTGCGGTTTCCAGCAAAAATCCTTGGTGATTACCCCTATTGTGAGGGCTCTGCGCAGTGATAAGCTCAGGTAAACAGACATCTATGTTGAACAGTATCGCAAGGGCAGGTGAAGAAGAGCATCCGGATTACCAAGGCGGCGCGGCCGTACAGGAATCGAAGCCGGAGCTCAAAAAGCCTTCCATGTACAAAGTGGTCTTGTTAAACGATGACTACACCCCCATGGAGTTTGTAGTAGAAGTGCTCGAAGATTTCTTCTACATGGATCGACAGCGTGCGACGCAAGTTATGCTGACCGTCCATACCCAGGGTAAAGGTGTTTGCGGTGTATTCACCCGCGATATTGCCGAAACCAAGGCAGAACAGGTAAATCAGTACGCTCGGGAAAGCGGCCACCCGCTGCTCGCAGAAATTGAGGAGAACGAAGGCTGATTCCGACACGTACACAGCAGTATCCCCAAGCAGCAACAGAAGGCGTAGCAGGCTATGTTGAGTAAAGATCTGGAAACCACGCTCAGCCAGGCATTCAAATCGGCCCGTAGTCGCCGTCACGAATTCATGACGGTGGAACACCTGTTGTTGGCGCTGGCCGACAACGAAGCCGCAGTAAAAGTGTTGCTGGCCTGCGGCGCTGATCTCAATCAGCTGAAAGGCGAACTCAACGAATTTGTTGACGCCACCACTCCCCGAATTCCCGACGATGACGTCGAACGCGACACGCAGCCGACGCTGGGCTTTCAACGCGTCTTGCAGCGTGCCGTGTTTCACGTACAGTCCTCCGGCAAGCAGGAGGTCACCGGTGCCAACGTGCTGGTCGCGATTTTCAGCGAGCAGGAAAGCCAGGCGGTGTACTTCCTCAAATCGCAGAGCGTCAATCGCCTCGATGTCGTCAACTACATCACCCACGGCATCTCAAAAGTATCCGGTGCCGAGAATGAGCACGAGCAACACGGCGAGCAGGAAGGTGAGGGCGGAGATCCCGAGCAGCGCCCGTTGGAAAGTTTTTCCACCAACCTGAACGAAGAGGCCAAAGCCGGGCGTATTGATCCCTTGATTGGCCGTGCCGAAGAAGTGGAGCGCGTCGCTCAAATCCTCAGCCGCCGCCGCAAGAACAACCCGCTGCTGGTGGGTGAGTCCGGCGTGGGCAAAACCGCGATCGCCGAAGGTCTGGCCAAGCGTATTGTCGACGGCGAAGTCCCCAGCGTGCTGGAAGACAGCGTGGTCTACTCGCTGGATATGGGCGCCTTGTTGGCGGGGACCAAATACCGGGGCGACTTTGAGAAACGGCTCAAAGGCCTGTTGGCAGATTTGAAAAAGCGTGAAGGCGCCATCCTGTTTATCGATGAAATCCATACCATTATCGGTGCCGGTGCGGCGTCGGGCGGCGTGATGGATGCCTCGAACCTGCTGAAGCCGCTGCTGAGCAGTGGTCAATTGCGCTGCATTGGCTCGACAACGTTCCAGGAATACCGCGGTATCTTTGAAAAAGATCGCGCCCTGAGCCGCCGCTTCCAGAAAGTCGATGTGGGCGAGCCCAGCGTGGAAGATACCTTCCATATCCTCAAAGGCTTGAAATCGCGCTTTGAAGGGCACCATGAGCTGAAATATACCGATGCAGCACTGCGCACAGCCGCGGAATTGTCGGCCCGTTACATCAGCGATCGCTTCCTGCCCGACAAGGCCATTGACGTCATTGATGAAGCCGGCGCGTATCAGCGACTGCAGCCTGAAGAAAGCCGCGCTGAAGTGATTGATGTGCCTGAAATCGAGGCCATCGTCGCCAAGATTGCGCGGATTCCTCCAAAAAGTGTTTCGTCCGATGACAAGGCTTCTCTCGCGAAGCTCGAAGACAACCTCAGAATGGTGGTGTTTGGTCAAGACCAGGCGATTACCGAGCTGAGCGCGGCGATCAAACTGGCACGGGCGGGACTGAAGTCCGGTGACAAACCGATTGGCTCCTTCCTGCTGGCTGGCCCGACCGGGGTCGGCAAGACTGAAGTATGTCGCCAGCTCGCAAAAATCATGGGGCTGGAGTTGGTGCGCTTCGATATGTCGGAGTACATGGAGCGGCACACGGTATCAAGGCTGATCGGCGCGCCTCCGGGTTATGTCGGCTTCGATCAGGGCGGCCTGCTGACAGACGCGGTGACCAAGCACCCGCACTCGGTGGTGTTGCTCGACGAAATCGAGAAAGCCCATCCCGAGTTGTTTAACCTGCTTCTGCAGGTGATGGACCACGGTTCACTGACTGACAACAACGGTCGTAAAGCCGACTTCCGCAATGTGATTCTGGTGATGACAACCAATGCCGGGGCAGAAAGTATTAGCCGCCGCTCTATTGGTTTCACTGAGCAGGATCACCATACCGATGCCAGCGAGGCGATTAATCGTCTGTTTACGCCGGAATTCCGCAACCGCCTGGACAGCGTCATCAACTTTGCGCCACTGGAAGAAGATGTCGTACTGACAGTGGTCGACAAGTTCCTGGTCGAACTGCAATCCCAGCTCGACGACAAAAAAGTGGTGCTGGATGTCGATGATGCCGCTCGACGCTGGTTGGTGAAAAAAGGTTATGACAAAACCATGGGTGCGCGGCCGATGGCCAGAGTGATCCAGGAGCACATCAAAAAGCCACTGGCTGAGATGGTGCTGTTTGGTGCGCTCGAGCATAGCGGCGGCACTGTCCACATTGGTGTGGATGGCTCCGGAGATACCTTAACGCTGGAAGCTGAAGCGGAGAGGGAGATGATAGAAGAGGCCTGAAAAGGCCTCTCGTCAGCGGTCGCTGAAAGAATTAACGACCGCGGAAGGTGATGCGACCCTTGGTCAAATCGTAAGGGGTCAGCTCAACTTTTACCTTGTCACCCGTCAGAATGCGGATGTAGTGTTTGCGCATTTTACCGGAGATGTGTGCGGTAACTACGTGACCATTTTCCAGGCGTACCCGGAACGTGGTGTTCGGCAGGGTATCGATAACCTCGCCTTCCATTTCAATCTGGTCTTCTTTCGCCATTCGGCAGTAACCCTCAAAGATAGTGGTTTTACGATAGAATCGCAGGAAAGTGGCCCAGTACGGCCTTAAAAGCAGCGCGCATTTTGCCTGAATTAGCAGAATTAGGCAATTTGCTTTATTTCAGCCGTAGCCAGCGGCGACTAATTAACAGTTCGATCGGTCGATAATCCGTTTTATAGCGCATTTTCTGGCAGTCTCGAATCCAATATCCCAGGTAGAGATACGGCAGCTGCTTTTGCTGGCAAGCCTGAATCTGCGCCAAGATCGCCAGTTTTCCCAAGCTTCGCTGGTCTTCCTCCGGCGCAAAAAATGTGTACATCGCGGACAGACCATCGCCCATCTGGTCGCATACCGCTACGGCCATCAGCGTGTTTTCTCTATAAAAATGCAGGAAAGCGGTGTCTTCCCGGCAATCGGCGATAAAACTGTCGAACTGTTCCCGCGTGGGCGGATACATGTCGCCATCGGCATGGCGAAGCGTTATGTAGCGCTCGTAAAGTGAGTAGGCGTCAGCGGCGGGCTGCGTTCGCCAGATGACATCCAGATCGTTATTGCGCTGCAATACCCGCCGGTGACTGCGTCGAAACTGGAAGTCAGCAACAGGAACGCGACAAGGCACACAGGCCTGACAATTCTCGCAGTGCGGACGGTAGTAGTGGTTGCCGCTGCGCCGAAAGCCCGCTCTCGAAAGCTGCGTGTACAACTCACCAGAGACATCCGCTTCCGGATCGACAAACAGTGTTTGTGCCTCGCGATCGTCAAAATAACTGCAAGGGTGGGGCGTGGTTTTGTAAAAGCGGGGCTGTGTTTTATCCGTCATTACCGCTGACCTTTTGCTTGCTTTCGTCGCCCAATGTCCAGTGCCCGCGCTGATCCTCATGCGGCTGAGCATAGTGTTCCAGTAGAGTTTTGAACTGCGCCCGAGGAATCAGCTCGGCGCCCATACTGTAGAGGTAGTCATTGCCGACCTGACAGTCAATGACTTTGAAGTTTCGAGAAAGCAATTCTGCACACAGCGCAATCAGCGCAATTTTGGATCCGCTCGGCCCACGGCTGAACATGGATTCGCCGAAAAATACTTGCCCCAACGCCAAACCGTACAAGCCGCCCACCAGCTCGTCGTCCAGATGGACTTCAATGGAGTGCGCCCAGCCCAGCTCATGCATGCGATTGTATGCGCGGCGCATGTCTTGCGTAATCCAGGTACCGGGACGCTTGGGACTGGTTGCTGCACATTCATCAAGCACCCGCGCAAAGCAGCCATCGGCGCTGACGCGATAAGAGGCTCTGCGCATTTGCTTGCGCAGGCTGCGGCTGCAGTGCAATTTTTCAGGAAACAGGACCGCTCGCGGCTGGGGTGACCACCAGAGCAGGGGCTGGGGGTCTTCGTACCAAGGGAAAATCCCGTGCTGGTAGGCGGTCAGCAAACGCTCGGGAGAGAGGTCACCGCCAACGGCCAGCAGGCCGTTGGGGTCATCTAGGGCATTATCGATGTCTGGGAATTGCAGCGAACGCTCATCCAGCCAGGGAATACTGGGCATTACTGCTGACAGACTCCGTTATGCCAGGTCGTCGAGATAACGCTCAGCATCCAGCGCTGCCATACAGCCAAAACCGGCAGAAGTGACTGCTTGGCGGTAGATGTGATCGGCCACATCCCCGGCTGCAAAGACGCCTTCGATACTGGTCTGGGTCGCATTGCCTTCGGTACCGCTGGCAATTTTCAGATAGCCGTTGGCCATCTCAAGCTGGCCCTCAAAAATATCGGTGTTGGGCTTGTGGCCGATGGCGATAAAGACCCCGGCAACGTCGAGCTCCTGGGTGCTGTCATCTTTGGTACTTGCCAGGCGCAGGCCGGTAACGCCGGAATCATCGCCCAACACCTCATCCAATGTGTGATTCCAGAGAATATTCACATTGCCGTTCTCGGCGCGTTCCAGCAGTTTGTCCTGTAGGATTTTCTCTGAACGCAGGGCGTCGCGACGATGCACCAGCGTCACTTCCGAGGCGATGTTGGACAGGTAGAGGGCTTCCTCAACCGCAGTATTACCGCCGCCGATAACCGCGACTTTCTTGCCGCGATAGAAAAATCCATCACAGGTTGCGCAGGCAGAAACGCCTTTGCCCATAAAGGCTTCTTCCGAGGGCAGTCCCAGATACTGTGCAGAGGCGCCGGTAGCAATAATCAGTGCGTCGCAGGTGTAGGTGTTGCTGCCTTTCAATGTGAAGGGGCGATTTTTCAGGTCGACGGACTCGATATGATCGAAGACCACTTGGGTTTCGAAGCGCTCCGCGTGCTCTTGCAT comes from Spongiibacter tropicus DSM 19543 and encodes:
- the purB gene encoding adenylosuccinate lyase → MELSALSAISPVDGRYGSKTASLRPVFSEFGLIKSRLIVELRWLAQLAANPGIDEVPALSARASAVLDEMIANFGEAQAARVKEIEATTNHDVKAIEYFIKESIAGDDELAAISEFVHFACTSEDINNLSHALMLREGRDVILKDIDQIIDTLAGQAREFAEIPMLSRTHGQTASPTTMGKELANVVARLRRQREAIASVELLGKINGAVGNYNAHLSAYPAVDWEANASSFVESLGLNWNPYTTQIEPHDYIAELFDALARFNTILIDLDRDIWGYISLGYFKQRTIAGEVGSSTMPHKVNPIDFENSEGNLGIANAVLQHLAAKLPISRWQRDLTDSTVLRNMGVGMAYSMIAYQATLKGLSKLQINPKRLAADLDDAWEVLAEPIQTVMRRYGVESPYEKLKALTRGQRITREALETFVETLEIPAEAKAELQALSPATYIGNAIAQAKRI
- the icd gene encoding NADP-dependent isocitrate dehydrogenase yields the protein MGYQHIKVPAEGEKISVNADLSLNVPDRPIIPFIEGDGIGIDITPVMINVVNAAVEKAYAGSKKISWMEIYTGEKAAELYDGDWFPAETLDAIKEYVVAIKGPLTTPVGGGFRSLNVALRQELDLYVCQRPVRWFEGVPSPVKEPNKTNMVIFRENSEDIYAGIEWQAGSPEADKVIDFLQEEMGVTKIRFPQNCGIGIKPVSEEGTKRLVRKAIQYTIDQDLPSLTLVHKGNIMKFTEGSFKNWGYELAMEEFGGELLDGGPWVKMKNPNTGKEIIIKDVIADAMLQQVLLRPDEYSVIATLNLNGDYLSDALAAQVGGIGIAPGANLSDNVALFEATHGTAPKYTGQDKVNPGSLILSAEMMLRHLGWNEAADLVIDGMNGAIQAKTVTYDFERLMDGATLLKCSEFGDAIIKHMN
- a CDS encoding cold-shock protein, producing MQNGVVKWFNNAKGYGFILSEDGGDEIFAHYSAITMEGYKTLKAGQSVSFDAEQGPKGLHAVNILAAGGSSDTEQ
- a CDS encoding pseudouridine synthase, encoding MTELILFNKPFQVMSQFSAHDARATLADFIDLPGVYPAGRLDYDSEGLMILTDDGKLQHRISHPRHKLSKTYWVQVEGQINKSAVCQLCQGVELKDGLTMPATAALMDEPDDLWPRDPPIRYRANIPTSWLSLTISEGRNRQVRRMTAAVGFPTLRLVRAAIGPWSVSELAPGEYRRLTLSREELAKRFPAPPSSPISRRSPSRRRGSLPPKRGRR
- the clpS gene encoding ATP-dependent Clp protease adapter ClpS, with amino-acid sequence MLNSIARAGEEEHPDYQGGAAVQESKPELKKPSMYKVVLLNDDYTPMEFVVEVLEDFFYMDRQRATQVMLTVHTQGKGVCGVFTRDIAETKAEQVNQYARESGHPLLAEIEENEG
- the hflD gene encoding high frequency lysogenization protein HflD; amino-acid sequence: MLFSLTPQAAREQTLALAAMLQAVTLVDQVARSGQSDPAATEASLNSLFDFDGGNTEKIFGGTRTLELGIRALRDLLSGNDYGERQRITRYCMGVFFLQNKLRKDNAAASIMRSRLEHAAKKREFSSDVSAISVTLADIYQDTLSNYRFRIQVAGNAQQLQNPANAARIRALLLAAIRAAYLWRQAGGNRLSLLFNRNRLFTEAQALLSTEIRP
- the mnmA gene encoding tRNA 2-thiouridine(34) synthase MnmA, with the translated sequence MSPSQVRIADKAIADTKVIVGMSGGVDSSVTALLLKQQGYQVEGLFMKNWNEDDGTEYCTAMDDLADAAAVCQKLDIYLHTANFAQEYWDNVFEHFLAEYKAGRTPNPDILCNREIKFKAFLDYALALGADGIATGHYTRRSGNVEDTQLLKGLDPNKDQSYFLHAVSAEQLSKTLFPVGELEKPAVRALAEQHDLVTHDKKDSTGICFIGERRFKDFLQQYLPAQPGRIESLDGKDMGQHSGLMYHTIGQRQGLGIGGVKDAGDEPWYVIDKDLERNVLLVAQGSQHPGLFKNCLTLSEIHWINHQTPSLPLHCTAKTRYRQADQECEIRPTESGYEVLFAEPQRAITPGQSAVFYLGDQCLGGGIIESGYNR
- a CDS encoding NUDIX hydrolase translates to MDWQARVTVACVIENDGKFLMVEEIRDGRRVFNQPAGHLEAGESLIEAALRETLEETQWRVELQGVVGLGLYTPAGKNMTYHRTTFFGRPQAFCPESPLDADIDTVHWLTLEQIRERRPQLRSPMVLDCVERYLEGQRYPLSMIYGSPR
- a CDS encoding cupin domain-containing protein, with amino-acid sequence MALQDFDAQQFLDSDWQRQPRLLRAALPAFVCPVDGDDLAGLACEADVDSRLIRRDGEDWLLRHGPLDESDFAELPASDWTLLVQSVDHWIPEVAALLEHFRFLPRWRIDDIMISYASDGGSVGPHYDNYDVFLIQGHGKRRWDIGQHCDDNTPLLGHPELRLLKQFECRESVLLEPGDILYIPPGVAHWGRAEGDDCITLSVGFRAPSHAELISQWSMERESALSEDQRFRDAALRADANPGWIPEEVVSQLRQVLSQGLDDDQSLSRWFGQLMSHVDNEQLFSNPALSFVEFQSQEQHSKLYLRPGARLAFDAHYLFVDGCAYSYDSAHREQIAAFCAQQNDDIVTTLTPELRYSLYQAGTVYFDDDVED